In one Roseburia intestinalis L1-82 genomic region, the following are encoded:
- a CDS encoding cyclic nucleotide-binding domain-containing protein has translation METIKVQKNQIIAKQKEKVKAWYLILEGSVVQRNSYARIVLNKESVIGVSEKDRFLCDYIAREDSVLAVFPYNTADDLINALNGQESMRGTLLRAALKQRQMLLEMYAGFKNLVRQFHTFVETEYNDYTMLCSQMRIDGQGFTRMDNFKPLDMVHMAENWEVNNSTSLTKKGYLDEYIKLMQKDDSLCIGAIMEASYQTRRVMQGIIEMVDYLKYNQDILLSESENDLFHLYFELVIQAEMNHYDVTPLKERMDKIAEVIRKLNIYDDKLVSYRLNEYKNHDFTQYAMDEFATPGEDDNVSDDEWDEEEEESEDCLEHILTYAGYTPERIEDMRNLIRKYRELPDMLSTDAEVFQLRKQLSQVFYDAYYKVFMNVMKDDDEPTPIIEMFLNFGFMDVQMVGEDNANILYDLTEHLELCNSEHIFTIFEWLKTIYNGQNEPSKNEFDLDYAGYLAELKKTGKVNEKQMRDYANNREMKVKFEIQNMFTSGNRVTYGRVSTFCPILGENDLINSVDKMLVTAQKIEDAMNKVRKVDFSVFYRGVVFSDPDKGINREEIMKEVLPNIILMPNAGTRAMMWQETAGVRRDTPARYMFPIFTAVDLDDMMVETTGRYRWEICRKIQGVHWNDIRDKSLTAEYCDYIQFYKKNHDLSTEAKEKIKSALLRGKNNYREVFVKDYQNWIKYESKGSFRLNKVSREILVTYCPFSKEIREELKSNPMYQNAWQRYDILITKKIQRIKGVYDKYQKAGGKITDELKDNLEYYMM, from the coding sequence ATGGAAACGATTAAAGTACAGAAAAATCAGATCATTGCAAAACAAAAAGAAAAAGTAAAAGCATGGTATTTAATTTTAGAAGGTTCGGTCGTACAGAGAAATTCCTATGCGAGGATTGTTCTGAACAAAGAAAGTGTGATCGGTGTCTCGGAAAAAGACCGGTTTTTGTGCGATTATATTGCGAGAGAAGATTCTGTGCTTGCAGTTTTTCCATACAATACAGCAGATGATCTGATCAATGCATTAAATGGGCAGGAGAGTATGAGAGGCACGCTTCTTCGTGCTGCATTAAAGCAGCGGCAGATGCTGCTTGAGATGTATGCTGGATTTAAAAATCTGGTAAGACAGTTCCATACGTTTGTGGAAACGGAATATAACGATTATACCATGCTCTGCAGTCAGATGCGTATCGATGGACAGGGGTTTACGAGGATGGACAACTTTAAACCGCTTGATATGGTACATATGGCAGAAAACTGGGAGGTTAATAACAGTACAAGCCTTACAAAAAAAGGATATCTTGATGAATACATAAAACTCATGCAAAAAGACGACAGTCTCTGTATCGGGGCTATTATGGAGGCTTCCTATCAGACAAGGCGAGTGATGCAGGGAATTATCGAGATGGTTGATTATTTAAAATATAATCAGGATATCCTGTTATCAGAATCTGAAAACGATTTATTCCATCTTTATTTTGAACTTGTAATACAGGCGGAAATGAATCATTATGATGTGACGCCGTTAAAAGAACGTATGGATAAAATTGCGGAAGTGATCCGCAAATTAAATATCTATGATGACAAACTGGTATCCTATCGTCTGAATGAATACAAAAATCACGACTTTACCCAGTATGCGATGGATGAGTTTGCGACGCCGGGGGAAGATGATAATGTTTCGGATGATGAGTGGGATGAAGAGGAAGAAGAGTCAGAAGACTGCTTAGAACATATCCTGACCTATGCCGGATATACACCGGAACGGATCGAAGATATGCGTAATCTGATCCGGAAATACAGGGAGCTTCCGGATATGCTTTCCACGGATGCGGAAGTGTTCCAGCTTAGAAAACAGCTTTCACAGGTCTTTTATGATGCATATTATAAAGTATTTATGAATGTGATGAAAGATGATGATGAACCGACACCGATCATAGAGATGTTTTTGAATTTCGGATTTATGGATGTACAGATGGTAGGTGAGGATAATGCCAATATCCTTTACGATCTGACAGAACATTTAGAACTTTGCAATTCAGAGCATATTTTTACTATTTTTGAATGGTTAAAAACGATTTATAACGGTCAGAATGAACCGTCAAAAAACGAATTTGACTTAGATTATGCGGGCTATCTGGCAGAACTGAAAAAGACCGGAAAAGTAAATGAAAAACAGATGCGCGATTATGCGAATAACCGTGAGATGAAGGTAAAATTTGAGATACAGAATATGTTTACTTCCGGAAACCGTGTTACATACGGCAGAGTTTCAACATTCTGTCCGATCCTTGGCGAAAATGATCTGATCAATTCCGTTGATAAGATGCTCGTTACGGCACAGAAAATCGAGGATGCCATGAATAAAGTGCGGAAAGTTGATTTTTCCGTATTTTACAGAGGCGTTGTATTTTCTGATCCGGACAAGGGAATCAATCGCGAGGAGATCATGAAAGAGGTACTTCCGAATATTATTCTGATGCCGAACGCTGGAACAAGAGCTATGATGTGGCAGGAAACAGCGGGGGTCAGACGTGATACACCGGCAAGATATATGTTCCCTATTTTTACGGCAGTTGATCTCGATGATATGATGGTTGAAACGACCGGCCGTTACCGTTGGGAGATCTGTCGTAAAATTCAGGGGGTTCATTGGAATGATATCCGCGATAAATCCCTGACGGCAGAGTATTGTGATTATATTCAGTTTTATAAGAAGAATCATGATCTTTCGACTGAGGCAAAAGAGAAGATAAAAAGTGCATTGCTTCGTGGAAAAAATAATTACCGCGAGGTGTTTGTGAAAGATTATCAGAACTGGATCAAATATGAATCAAAGGGAAGCTTCCGTTTAAATAAAGTTTCAAGAGAGATCCTTGTGACATACTGTCCATTTTCCAAGGAGATCAGAGAAGAGTTAAAGTCCAATCCGATGTATCAGAATGCATGGCAGAGATATGATATTTTAATTACGAAAAAGATTCAGCGTATCAAGGGAGTCTATGATAAATATCAGAAGGCCGGTGGTAAGATCACGGATGAACTGAAGGATAATTTAGAATATTATATGATGTAA